A region from the Phaenicophaeus curvirostris isolate KB17595 chromosome 3, BPBGC_Pcur_1.0, whole genome shotgun sequence genome encodes:
- the TP53INP1 gene encoding tumor protein p53-inducible nuclear protein 1 isoform X3: MFQRLNNMLMGEINSLSSQEPEFSEKEDDEWILVDFIADTCTNCSVEEADIAEESAGDSSPVFSCLPSPLEHLPETSESCFIQFESCPMEESWFITPPPCFTAGGLTTIKVETSPMENLLIEHPSMSVYAVHNTCHSLNETGCGDEEFCSPGSPRAKKSYLRHAGTTGGPK; this comes from the exons ATGTTCCAGAGGTTAAATAACATGCTCATGGGAGAGATTAATAGCTTGTCCAGCCAAGAGCCAGAGTTCAGCGAGAAAGAAGACGACGAGTGGATTCTGGTTGACTTTATAG CAGACACTTGCACTAATTGCTCTGTGGAGGAAGCAGACATCGCTGAAGAATCGGCTGGAGACAGCTCGCCTGTCTTCTCTTGTTTACCATCTCCCTTGGAACACTTGCCAGAGACCAGCGAGTCTTGCTTCATCCAGTTTGAGTCGTGTCCCATGGAGGAGAGCTGGTTTATCACCCCACCCCCGTGTTTTACTGCAGGTGGATTAACGACTATCAAAGTGGAAACCAGTCCAATGGAGAACCTCCTAATAGAGCATCCCAGCATGTCTGTGTATGCTGTCCATAATACCTGTCACAGCCTTAATGAGACTGGATGTGGAGATGAGGAGTTTTGCAGCCCAGGTAGTCCCAG GGCCAAGAAAAGCTACTTAAGGCACGCTGGCACA